In a genomic window of Gammaproteobacteria bacterium:
- a CDS encoding malate dehydrogenase: MTQPVRVAITGAAGQIAYSLIFRIASGDMLGKDQPVILQLLDIPDSLEKLKGTIMEIDDCAFPLVQSVIGTSDAEEAFEGVKYAMLVGARPRGPGMERADLLQANAKIFSVQGKALSSKADSDVRVLVVGNPANTNALITASNAPKLDPKQITAMTRLDHNRALSQLAAKTGAHSTDIEKLMIWGNHSASQYPDLTHATVKGKAASSLVDQEWVEKDFIPTVQQRGAAIIKARGASSAASAASSAVDHMRDWAKGSDGQWVSMAIPSDGSYGIKPGVVYSYPVVTKSGQYEIVKDLPIDSFSRGKMDATDQELREERAAIEDLLK; this comes from the coding sequence ATGACCCAACCCGTCCGCGTTGCGATTACCGGCGCCGCCGGCCAGATCGCGTATTCGCTTATCTTCCGCATCGCCTCGGGCGACATGCTCGGCAAGGATCAGCCGGTGATCCTGCAGTTGCTGGACATTCCGGATTCCCTTGAAAAGCTCAAGGGCACGATCATGGAGATCGACGACTGCGCTTTCCCGCTGGTGCAGAGCGTCATCGGCACCTCGGACGCCGAGGAAGCCTTCGAAGGCGTCAAGTACGCGATGCTGGTCGGCGCACGCCCGCGCGGCCCCGGCATGGAACGCGCCGATCTGCTGCAGGCCAACGCCAAAATCTTCTCGGTACAAGGCAAGGCCCTGTCGTCGAAGGCGGATTCCGATGTTCGCGTCCTGGTGGTCGGCAACCCGGCCAACACCAATGCGCTGATCACCGCCAGCAACGCGCCGAAACTGGACCCCAAGCAGATCACCGCGATGACCCGCCTGGACCACAACCGCGCGCTGTCGCAGCTCGCCGCCAAGACCGGCGCGCACAGCACCGACATCGAAAAACTGATGATCTGGGGCAACCACAGCGCCAGCCAGTATCCGGACCTCACCCATGCCACGGTCAAGGGCAAGGCGGCCAGCTCGCTGGTCGATCAGGAATGGGTCGAGAAGGACTTCATTCCCACCGTGCAGCAGCGCGGCGCGGCGATCATCAAGGCGCGTGGTGCCTCCAGCGCCGCCTCCGCGGCCAGTTCGGCGGTCGATCACATGCGTGACTGGGCCAAGGGCTCGGACGGCCAGTGGGTCAGCATGGCAATTCCGTCGGATGGCTCGTACGGCATCAAGCCGGGCGTGGTCTATTCCTATCCGGTGGTCACCAAGAGCGGCCAGTACGAGATCGTCAAGGACCTGCCGATCGACAGCTTCTCTCGGGGCAAGATGGATGCCACCGATCAGGAACTGCGCGAAGAGCGCGCGGCGATCGAAGACCTGCTGAAGTAG
- a CDS encoding magnesium transporter CorA family protein: protein MNVYHLVSGKPPQRLASPQALPDDGFLWIDIPREQAADWPALIEPLLGVEVERNHVSDSLNAAHRSFFDGTPSYDMLVFAGLGPCETPLPLEIRNVALFIFDRMLLTVRAQDSLSVLQVQQRIDEAQLKSPKDPAMLAHLLLTTMIDRFLAVREPLMEHFDDLEDELLAPRHGAANWRRLLDSRRQARKLEALCSDQIEALDAWRRGTRKSFSNPLSVRVRDLTEHAARVMSLAATQERDLESAIQLHFAIAAERTNRIMRVLTVFSAVFLPLTFLVGVYGMNFDYMPELRWRYGYFFALGFMAALSLGLLLLFKRKRYF, encoded by the coding sequence ATGAACGTCTATCACCTCGTTTCCGGCAAACCGCCCCAGCGGCTGGCGTCGCCGCAGGCGCTGCCGGACGACGGCTTCCTCTGGATCGACATCCCGCGTGAACAGGCTGCGGACTGGCCCGCGCTGATCGAACCGCTACTGGGTGTGGAGGTCGAGCGCAACCACGTCTCCGACAGTCTCAACGCCGCGCACCGTTCGTTCTTCGACGGCACGCCCAGCTACGACATGCTGGTATTTGCCGGCCTCGGCCCCTGCGAAACACCGCTGCCGCTCGAGATCCGGAATGTCGCCCTGTTCATTTTCGATCGCATGCTCCTCACCGTGCGCGCGCAAGACAGCCTCAGCGTCCTGCAGGTGCAGCAACGGATCGACGAAGCGCAGCTGAAGTCGCCGAAAGACCCGGCGATGCTGGCGCATCTGCTGCTGACCACAATGATCGACCGCTTCCTGGCGGTGCGCGAACCGCTGATGGAACACTTCGACGATCTGGAGGATGAGCTGCTGGCGCCGCGACACGGCGCGGCCAACTGGCGCCGCCTGCTCGACAGCCGCCGCCAGGCGCGCAAGCTGGAAGCCCTGTGCAGCGATCAAATCGAGGCGCTGGACGCGTGGCGTCGCGGCACCCGCAAGAGTTTCAGCAATCCGCTGTCGGTGCGGGTTCGGGATCTGACGGAACATGCGGCGCGCGTGATGTCGCTGGCTGCCACTCAGGAGCGTGATCTGGAGTCTGCGATCCAGCTGCATTTCGCGATTGCCGCGGAACGAACCAACCGGATCATGCGGGTGCTCACGGTGTTCTCGGCCGTGTTTCTGCCGCTGACCTTCCTGGTTGGTGTGTACGGGATGAATTTCGATTACATGCCGGAGCTGCGCTGGCGCTACGGCTATTTCTTCGCGCTGGGCTTCATGGCCGCGCTGTCGCTGGGCCTGCTGCTGCTGTTCAAGCGCAAGCGCTACTTCTGA
- a CDS encoding TetR/AcrR family transcriptional regulator, which yields MSANKTPAAVAVEAPCKPRVRDRIFETACDLFYQQGIRAVGVDTIASEAGTNKMSFYRSFSSKDDLVAEYLRQQVRELWEWWDEVVAKHPDDARTQIMDLFGAFVTKNCDTDVRGCALGNAAVEIREHDHPAHPVILEYKSELRKRWHSLAKRTGARKHEQLGDALMLLQEGGMQSRLVFCGVSGPLKNAAHAAQSLIKAHLDC from the coding sequence ATGAGTGCGAACAAGACGCCAGCAGCGGTGGCCGTTGAAGCCCCATGCAAGCCGCGTGTGCGTGACCGCATCTTCGAAACGGCCTGCGATCTGTTCTATCAACAAGGGATTCGCGCCGTGGGCGTGGATACGATCGCCAGCGAGGCCGGTACCAACAAGATGAGCTTCTATCGAAGCTTTTCCTCGAAGGACGATCTGGTCGCGGAATACCTGCGACAGCAGGTCCGCGAACTTTGGGAATGGTGGGATGAAGTGGTGGCGAAGCACCCCGACGATGCGCGCACGCAGATCATGGATCTGTTCGGCGCCTTCGTGACCAAGAATTGCGATACCGACGTGCGCGGTTGCGCGCTCGGCAACGCCGCGGTGGAGATCCGTGAACATGATCACCCGGCGCACCCGGTGATCCTTGAATACAAGTCCGAGCTGCGAAAGCGTTGGCACTCGCTGGCCAAGCGCACCGGTGCACGCAAGCACGAACAGCTGGGCGATGCGCTGATGCTGCTGCAGGAAGGCGGCATGCAGTCGCGGCTGGTGTTCTGCGGGGTTTCAGGACCGCTGAAGAACGCGGCGCACGCGGCTCAGTCCCTGATCAAGGCGCACCTGGACTGCTGA
- a CDS encoding efflux RND transporter periplasmic adaptor subunit: MASTQANLSGSRPTFAPLARTQGRTHLISSQASELVGILLKAAAVLGGFALLAVLGGCSEAHSQDSAIPPPPIVTVSEVVRREVADWDAFTGRFEAVERVELKPRVSGYIDSVSFAEGALVERGQVLFQIDARPYQAALDQARAELDRAQAQYALSGSELTRAETLLESKAISREEYDQRVSGRSQNQANLKAAQAAVAAAALNVRFTRVLAPIDGRVSRAEITAGNYVTAGQSLLTTVVSVDPIYVYFDGDEQTYLKYSNPARSGRPDASGSDTPVHVGLADEQGYPHDGRLDFIDNALDPATGTIRARAVLDNPDGRLTPGLFARVQLRGSGATATTLIDERAIGTDQDRKYVYVIDESNAAQYRRVDLGDYAHGQRIVRAGLKPGERIVVSGLAKIRPGMTVNPEAAPPAQAAADSDELAFN, translated from the coding sequence ATGGCAAGCACTCAAGCAAACCTCTCAGGTTCGCGTCCCACGTTCGCGCCGCTAGCGCGAACGCAAGGCCGTACACATCTGATTTCATCACAGGCGAGCGAACTGGTGGGGATTTTGTTGAAAGCCGCTGCCGTACTGGGCGGATTCGCACTGCTCGCCGTGCTCGGTGGTTGCAGCGAGGCCCATTCCCAGGACAGCGCCATACCGCCGCCGCCCATAGTCACGGTCAGCGAGGTGGTCCGACGCGAAGTGGCGGACTGGGATGCCTTCACCGGACGCTTCGAGGCCGTGGAGCGCGTTGAACTCAAGCCGCGTGTTTCCGGTTATATCGACTCTGTCAGCTTCGCCGAAGGCGCCTTGGTGGAAAGGGGCCAGGTGCTGTTCCAGATCGACGCGCGGCCGTATCAGGCCGCGCTGGATCAAGCACGTGCCGAACTGGATCGCGCGCAGGCGCAGTACGCGCTGTCCGGCAGCGAGCTGACGCGCGCCGAAACCCTGCTCGAATCCAAAGCGATTTCGCGTGAGGAATACGATCAGCGCGTCAGCGGCCGCAGCCAGAACCAAGCCAACCTCAAGGCGGCGCAGGCGGCGGTGGCCGCGGCGGCGCTGAATGTGCGCTTCACCCGCGTGCTGGCGCCGATCGACGGCCGCGTCTCGCGCGCCGAAATCACTGCCGGCAACTACGTGACGGCGGGACAAAGCCTGCTGACCACGGTGGTCTCGGTCGACCCGATCTACGTGTATTTCGACGGTGACGAGCAGACCTACCTCAAGTATTCGAATCCGGCCCGCAGCGGCCGACCGGACGCCAGCGGCAGCGACACACCGGTGCACGTGGGGCTCGCCGACGAGCAGGGTTATCCGCATGACGGCCGGCTCGACTTCATCGACAACGCGCTGGACCCGGCCACCGGCACGATCCGCGCGCGCGCCGTACTGGACAACCCGGACGGGCGTCTCACGCCGGGCCTGTTCGCGCGCGTGCAACTTCGTGGCAGCGGCGCCACCGCCACCACGCTGATCGACGAGCGCGCCATCGGCACCGATCAGGACCGCAAATACGTCTACGTGATCGACGAGAGCAACGCCGCGCAGTACCGCCGTGTGGACCTGGGCGACTATGCGCACGGCCAGCGCATCGTGCGCGCCGGCCTCAAGCCGGGGGAACGCATCGTCGTCAGCGGTCTGGCGAAGATTCGTCCCGGCATGACGGTCAACCCGGAGGCAGCGCCGCCGGCCCAGGCGGCCGCCGATTCCGACGAACTCGCATTCAACTGA
- a CDS encoding multidrug efflux RND transporter permease subunit: protein MKFPHFFIERPIFAGVLSFLILVGGTIAAFVLPVAEYPEVSPPTVVVSAQYPGANPEVVSDAVAAPLEQEIVGVEDMIYMNSQAQQDGSLQITVVFKLGADIDRAQVQVQNRVSQALPRLPEEVRALGVTTRKSSPDLTMVVHLFSPDGRYDGLYLRNYALIQVRDELARLPGAGDVRLFGAGDYAMRVWLDPQKLASRRLTPGDVIAAVREQNLQVAAGSVGSAPLSKGSDFQLSINTKGRLSGEREFEEIVIKTGPSGELTRLGDVARIELGAGDYSLQSRLDNQSAVAMPVFLQPGANSLELADAVRERMVELKKNFPDGVDYSIVYDTTQFVTESISAVIHTLLEAVALVVLVVLLFLQRWRAALIPIIAVPVSIIGTLAVLQMFGFSLNTLTLFALVLAVGIVVDDAIVVVENVERSIEEGRSPREAAHRSMDEVGSAIVAISLVLCAVFIPPALVGGFNGQFYRQFALTIAFASLISAFNSLTLSPALAALLLRSHDERPDRLQRMIDRSLGWLFRPFNRGFLAAGNGYQRSVKRLLRMSAVGLVIYAGLVLLAGFSFVKAPTSLVPSQDKGYLVSVVSLPPSASISRTEAVVQEMGEIGLKQPGVIHAVQFPGLSINGFTRSSNAAIVFFTLAPFEERGADESGPAIADALNQKFSAIRDAFVLTVAPPPVRGFGPAGGFKMQIEDRSNSGTTALYETTQNLLAQARQTPGLANLFSNYDINAPQLYADVDRAQAKRLGIPLQDVFQTLQAYLGSYYINDFNQFGRTFRVTMQADEEFRDRPQDVLLLKTRNVDGDMVPLGSVLSLKDSFGPTAVQRYNGYPSADVNGSPTPGTSSGEAIALLSQLANETLPAGMTFDWTELTYQQVEAGGALGVVFPLCVLLVFLVLAAQYESLSLPLAVILIVPMCLLSAVVGILLRGLDINIFTQIGLFVLVALSAKNSILIVEFARDAQARGLGRVEAALEACRLRLRPIVMTSVAFILGVLPLATATGAGAEIAQAMGTAVFAGMIGVTLFGLFFTPLFYVVVRAFVERRKTSTTGAPAPALLPPIGELS, encoded by the coding sequence ATGAAATTTCCGCACTTCTTCATCGAGCGCCCGATTTTTGCCGGCGTGCTCTCTTTCCTGATCCTGGTCGGCGGCACGATCGCGGCGTTCGTGCTGCCGGTCGCCGAATATCCGGAGGTCAGCCCACCGACCGTGGTGGTGTCCGCGCAGTATCCCGGCGCCAACCCGGAAGTCGTGTCCGATGCTGTGGCCGCGCCGCTGGAGCAGGAGATCGTCGGCGTCGAGGACATGATCTACATGAACTCGCAGGCGCAGCAGGATGGCAGCCTGCAGATCACGGTGGTGTTCAAGCTCGGCGCCGACATCGACCGCGCCCAGGTACAGGTACAAAACCGCGTCTCGCAGGCACTGCCGCGCCTGCCGGAAGAGGTGCGCGCGCTGGGCGTGACCACGCGCAAGAGTTCGCCGGACCTGACGATGGTGGTCCACCTGTTCTCACCGGACGGTCGCTATGACGGTCTGTATCTGCGCAACTACGCGCTGATCCAGGTCCGTGACGAACTCGCGCGCCTGCCGGGCGCCGGCGATGTGCGCCTGTTCGGCGCCGGCGACTACGCGATGCGCGTGTGGTTGGACCCGCAGAAGCTGGCCTCGCGCCGGCTCACGCCCGGCGACGTGATCGCGGCGGTGCGCGAACAGAACCTGCAGGTGGCGGCCGGCTCGGTGGGCAGCGCGCCGCTCAGCAAGGGCTCCGACTTCCAGCTGTCGATCAATACCAAGGGACGACTCAGCGGCGAACGCGAGTTCGAGGAGATCGTCATCAAGACCGGCCCGAGCGGCGAGTTGACGCGCCTTGGCGACGTGGCCCGCATCGAGCTCGGCGCCGGTGACTATTCGCTGCAAAGCCGGCTCGACAACCAGTCCGCCGTGGCCATGCCGGTGTTTCTGCAGCCGGGCGCCAACTCCCTGGAACTGGCCGACGCGGTGCGCGAGCGCATGGTCGAACTGAAGAAGAACTTCCCCGATGGCGTGGACTATTCGATCGTCTACGACACCACGCAGTTCGTAACCGAATCGATCAGCGCCGTGATTCACACCCTGCTCGAAGCCGTGGCCCTGGTGGTGCTGGTGGTGCTGCTGTTCCTGCAGCGTTGGCGCGCCGCGCTGATTCCGATCATCGCCGTGCCGGTATCGATCATCGGCACGCTGGCGGTATTGCAGATGTTCGGCTTTTCCCTGAACACGCTCACGCTGTTCGCGCTGGTGCTCGCCGTCGGCATCGTGGTGGACGACGCGATCGTGGTCGTCGAGAACGTGGAACGTTCGATCGAGGAAGGGCGCTCGCCACGCGAGGCCGCGCACCGTTCGATGGACGAGGTCGGCAGCGCGATCGTCGCGATCTCGCTGGTGCTGTGCGCGGTGTTCATTCCGCCGGCCCTGGTCGGCGGCTTCAACGGCCAGTTCTATCGGCAGTTCGCCTTGACGATCGCCTTCGCCTCGCTGATCTCCGCCTTCAATTCGCTGACGCTGTCGCCGGCGCTCGCGGCGCTGCTGCTGCGTTCGCATGATGAAAGGCCTGATCGCCTTCAACGCATGATCGACCGCTCACTGGGCTGGCTGTTCCGCCCGTTCAATCGCGGATTCCTGGCCGCCGGCAACGGCTATCAGCGCAGCGTGAAACGGCTGCTGCGCATGAGCGCGGTCGGCCTGGTGATCTACGCCGGCCTGGTGCTGTTGGCTGGCTTCAGCTTCGTCAAGGCGCCGACCAGCCTGGTGCCTTCGCAGGACAAGGGCTATCTGGTATCGGTGGTGTCGCTGCCACCCTCGGCATCGATCAGCCGCACAGAAGCCGTGGTTCAAGAGATGGGCGAAATCGGCCTGAAGCAGCCCGGCGTGATCCACGCCGTGCAGTTTCCGGGTCTGTCCATCAACGGCTTCACGCGCAGCTCCAACGCGGCGATCGTGTTCTTCACGCTCGCACCGTTCGAGGAGCGCGGCGCCGACGAAAGCGGCCCCGCGATCGCCGATGCGCTCAACCAGAAGTTCAGCGCGATCCGCGATGCCTTCGTGCTGACGGTGGCGCCGCCCCCGGTACGCGGTTTCGGCCCGGCCGGCGGCTTCAAGATGCAGATCGAGGATCGCAGCAACAGCGGTACCACGGCGCTCTACGAAACCACGCAGAACCTGTTGGCGCAGGCACGGCAGACGCCGGGTCTGGCCAACCTGTTCTCCAACTACGACATCAACGCCCCACAGTTGTACGCGGACGTGGACCGCGCTCAGGCCAAGCGTCTGGGCATTCCGCTACAGGACGTGTTCCAGACGCTGCAGGCCTATCTGGGTTCGTACTACATCAACGACTTCAACCAGTTCGGGCGGACCTTCCGCGTCACCATGCAGGCCGACGAGGAATTCCGCGATCGACCACAGGACGTGCTGCTGCTCAAGACCCGCAATGTCGATGGCGACATGGTGCCGCTGGGTTCGGTGCTGAGCCTGAAGGACAGCTTCGGCCCGACCGCCGTGCAACGCTACAACGGCTATCCGTCCGCGGACGTCAACGGTTCGCCGACCCCCGGCACCAGTTCCGGCGAAGCCATTGCGCTCCTGTCACAGCTGGCGAACGAAACCCTGCCGGCCGGCATGACTTTCGACTGGACCGAGCTGACCTACCAGCAGGTCGAAGCCGGCGGCGCACTGGGCGTCGTGTTCCCCTTGTGCGTGCTGCTGGTGTTCCTGGTGCTGGCCGCGCAGTACGAAAGTCTCAGTCTGCCGCTGGCGGTGATCCTGATCGTGCCGATGTGCCTGCTGTCCGCGGTGGTGGGCATCCTGCTGCGCGGACTGGACATCAATATCTTCACGCAGATCGGTCTGTTCGTTCTGGTGGCGCTGTCCGCCAAGAACTCGATTCTGATCGTGGAATTCGCGCGTGATGCACAGGCCCGCGGACTGGGACGCGTCGAAGCGGCGCTGGAAGCCTGCCGCCTGCGTCTGCGGCCGATCGTGATGACCTCCGTGGCCTTCATTCTCGGCGTGCTGCCGCTGGCCACCGCCACTGGCGCTGGCGCCGAAATCGCACAGGCCATGGGCACCGCAGTGTTCGCCGGCATGATCGGCGTGACCCTGTTCGGCCTGTTCTTCACACCCTTGTTCTACGTCGTCGTGCGCGCGTTCGTCGAACGCCGCAAGACCTCCACGACCGGCGCTCCCGCGCCGGCCCTTCTGCCTCCCATAGGAGAACTCTCATGA
- the trxA gene encoding thioredoxin: MSENIRVVTDSSFEQDVIAASHTHPVLVDFWAEWCGPCRMVAPVLEQVADEHLGQIRVAKLDVDASPKTAAALGIRSIPTLILFKGGKPAATQVGAAPKAKLSAFVAAQLDALA, from the coding sequence ATGAGCGAAAACATTCGTGTCGTCACCGACAGCAGCTTTGAACAGGACGTGATCGCCGCCAGCCACACCCATCCCGTGCTGGTGGATTTCTGGGCCGAATGGTGCGGGCCGTGCCGCATGGTCGCACCGGTGCTGGAACAGGTGGCCGACGAACACCTCGGGCAGATCCGCGTGGCCAAGCTGGATGTGGACGCCAGTCCCAAGACCGCCGCCGCCCTGGGCATACGCAGCATCCCCACGCTGATCCTGTTCAAGGGTGGCAAGCCCGCGGCCACGCAGGTTGGCGCGGCCCCCAAGGCCAAGCTGAGCGCCTTCGTGGCCGCTCAGCTCGACGCGCTCGCCTGA